The Coprobacter tertius genome includes a region encoding these proteins:
- a CDS encoding polysaccharide deacetylase family protein yields MLIEQPPFVYRMLYPETIWRIPGKEKTVYLTFDDGPIPEVTPWVLDILDHYDVKATFFCVGDNVARNPHLFEELKRRGHQVGNHTMNHIQGIKFGVSGYLKNVDKADKYIDSIFFRPPHGHMKLAQVRALRHRYRIIMWDVVTRDYSKKLDPELVLENVKKYTRNGSIVVFHDSLKAEKNLRYVLPKAIEWLLENGYRFETLR; encoded by the coding sequence ATGCTCATAGAACAACCTCCTTTCGTTTACCGGATGTTATATCCCGAAACTATCTGGCGGATTCCCGGAAAGGAAAAGACCGTATATCTTACATTTGATGACGGGCCCATTCCCGAAGTTACACCTTGGGTACTCGATATACTCGATCATTATGATGTAAAAGCTACTTTTTTTTGTGTGGGTGATAATGTTGCCCGTAATCCGCACTTATTTGAAGAACTGAAACGACGTGGTCACCAAGTAGGAAATCATACGATGAATCATATACAAGGTATTAAATTCGGAGTTTCGGGTTATCTGAAGAATGTAGATAAAGCAGATAAATATATCGATAGTATATTTTTCAGACCCCCTCACGGTCATATGAAGTTGGCTCAGGTGAGGGCATTACGCCATCGCTACCGGATTATAATGTGGGATGTAGTTACCCGTGATTACAGTAAAAAACTGGACCCTGAATTGGTTCTCGAGAATGTGAAGAAATATACCCGTAACGGTTCGATCGTAGTATTTCACGATTCCTTGAAAGCTGAAAAGAACCTTCGGTACGTTTTACCTAAGGCCATCGAATGGCTTCTCGAAAATGGATACCGTTTCGAAACGCTCCGTTAA
- a CDS encoding DUF2723 domain-containing protein — protein MKQYKLLNNIFGWLAFAISATAYILTLEPTASFWDCGEFISSAYKLEVGHPPGNPIFMLTARFFANFASDPSQVAYMVNLMSGLLSAGTILLLFWTITHLAGKIVLKEDEDENNMSLSHMITILGCGMVGALAYAFSDTFWFSAVEGEVYAYSSFCTALVFWLILKWERVADQPHSDRYIVLIAYLIGVSIAVHLLNLLCIPAIVLVFYYRKFKNTNVKGSLIALAISFALIVLLLYGLVPGFVKVAGWIELLFVNQFHAPFNTGVIIYFFCVIGVLVWAISETYKQRSDKLIKLSFLISAILVGLPFISDSLWVGILLSAALAIYLFYFQKKVALRIMNTALVCIMVIFIGYSSYALIIIRSSANTPMDQNSPEDVFTLSSYLNREQYGDRPLVYGQTFVADVARNNDGSAMVKEGPAIWRRAIKANPNERDRYVVIDHKKDYIYTPELCMLFPRMYSPSASPDHVGAYKEWTNFKGKPVRVTDPDGKSRIVMKPTFGENLKFFLDYQLNFMYWRYFMWNFSGRQNDIQGNGEVSKGNWITGFNFIDKYIAGDQANLPSDLANNKGHNVFYMLPLILGLIGLFFQAYSGKKGIEGFWVTFFLFFMTGIAIVIYLNQTPYQPRERDYAYAGSFYAFAIWIGLGTAALSKGFSRFIKPVPSAIIAVLLCLCVPIQMVSQTWDDHDRSGRYTTRDFGMNYLSCVDEDGIIFTNGDNDTFPLWYAQETEGFRTDVRVCNLSYLQTDWYIDQMKSQAYTSDPLPISMKREQYGNGKREYAYLIDAFKQPLSVDDAMDFFLSDDPATKQVPGYSAKINYFPTQEFYIPIDSAAVVKAGLVPDSLKDKIPAEMNLSYKSVGTLTMNEIAILDMINTNAKNGWKRPIYYAVTVGPDLYMNLKPYFARVGLANQVTPVATGEDGRVDTEKMYDNIINKFRWGGIDNPNVYLDENIRRMCFTHRMMISDLVDALIAEGKYDKALKALDFSMEKIPATAIRHDYLSLQMAANYLLLGEKKKGIDLLCEVADNSMEYLKWYMGLTPNQMRSISRDIQLNQFIMVRNVVPILLSEGEKEKALDYIGRLKEVGIDPSTYLKDMLQNGDETTTAAKDTDN, from the coding sequence ATGAAACAATACAAATTATTGAACAACATTTTCGGCTGGCTGGCATTTGCTATTTCAGCCACTGCTTATATCCTGACCCTCGAGCCTACGGCCAGTTTTTGGGATTGCGGCGAATTTATTTCATCGGCCTATAAACTCGAAGTGGGACATCCTCCCGGAAACCCTATCTTCATGCTTACAGCCCGTTTTTTTGCCAATTTCGCCTCCGATCCTTCCCAGGTAGCTTATATGGTAAATCTGATGTCGGGGTTGTTGAGTGCGGGAACAATTTTGTTACTGTTCTGGACGATTACTCATCTTGCCGGAAAAATCGTTCTGAAAGAGGATGAAGACGAAAATAATATGTCTCTTTCACACATGATCACGATACTGGGATGCGGCATGGTGGGTGCATTAGCTTATGCGTTCTCCGATACATTCTGGTTTTCGGCGGTCGAAGGAGAGGTATATGCCTATTCTTCATTTTGTACGGCTCTTGTTTTCTGGCTTATCCTAAAGTGGGAACGAGTCGCCGATCAACCCCATTCCGACCGTTATATCGTACTTATCGCGTATTTAATCGGTGTTTCTATCGCTGTACATTTGCTTAACTTGTTGTGTATACCGGCGATCGTTCTCGTATTTTATTACCGTAAGTTTAAGAATACCAATGTGAAAGGTTCTCTTATCGCATTGGCTATATCGTTTGCTCTTATCGTATTGTTGCTTTACGGCTTAGTGCCGGGATTTGTGAAAGTCGCCGGCTGGATCGAATTGCTTTTCGTTAATCAATTTCATGCTCCATTCAATACCGGTGTAATTATTTATTTTTTCTGTGTGATCGGAGTGCTCGTATGGGCTATATCCGAAACTTATAAACAGCGTAGCGACAAGCTGATAAAACTCTCGTTCCTGATAAGCGCAATATTGGTGGGTTTGCCGTTTATCAGTGATAGTTTATGGGTTGGTATTCTTTTATCGGCAGCTTTGGCTATATATTTATTTTATTTCCAGAAAAAAGTCGCTTTACGTATAATGAATACCGCGCTGGTATGTATCATGGTTATTTTTATCGGCTACTCCTCTTATGCGCTGATTATTATACGATCTTCAGCTAATACTCCCATGGATCAAAATTCTCCTGAAGACGTGTTTACATTATCCAGTTATCTTAATCGTGAGCAATACGGAGACCGTCCTTTGGTTTACGGACAGACTTTCGTCGCCGATGTTGCCCGTAACAACGATGGTTCGGCAATGGTAAAAGAAGGTCCTGCCATTTGGCGTCGGGCTATTAAGGCTAATCCGAATGAACGTGACCGTTATGTGGTGATCGATCATAAAAAAGATTATATATATACTCCCGAGTTATGTATGCTTTTCCCACGTATGTACAGTCCTTCCGCTTCTCCTGATCATGTAGGTGCTTATAAAGAATGGACTAATTTTAAGGGGAAACCGGTAAGGGTTACCGATCCCGACGGAAAAAGCCGTATAGTTATGAAGCCTACTTTCGGGGAGAATCTGAAATTTTTCCTCGATTATCAGTTGAATTTTATGTACTGGCGTTATTTTATGTGGAATTTCTCGGGACGTCAGAACGATATTCAAGGTAATGGTGAAGTAAGTAAAGGAAACTGGATAACAGGATTTAATTTTATCGATAAATATATCGCCGGTGACCAGGCTAACCTCCCTTCCGATCTGGCTAATAATAAAGGGCATAACGTGTTCTATATGTTACCGCTCATATTGGGCCTTATCGGGCTGTTTTTCCAGGCATATTCGGGTAAAAAGGGAATCGAAGGTTTTTGGGTGACTTTCTTCCTGTTTTTCATGACCGGTATCGCTATTGTTATTTATCTGAATCAGACTCCCTACCAACCTCGTGAGCGGGATTATGCTTATGCAGGATCGTTTTATGCCTTTGCGATTTGGATCGGTTTAGGTACGGCTGCCCTTTCTAAAGGATTCAGCCGATTTATAAAACCGGTACCATCGGCTATTATTGCTGTTCTTCTTTGTCTTTGCGTACCTATTCAGATGGTAAGCCAGACGTGGGATGATCATGATCGCTCGGGACGTTATACCACTCGCGATTTCGGCATGAATTATTTATCGTGTGTAGATGAAGACGGTATTATTTTTACCAATGGCGATAATGATACTTTCCCGTTGTGGTATGCTCAGGAGACAGAAGGTTTTCGTACCGATGTACGTGTATGTAATTTAAGTTATTTGCAGACCGACTGGTATATCGATCAGATGAAGAGCCAGGCTTATACATCCGATCCGCTTCCTATCTCGATGAAAAGAGAACAATACGGAAACGGAAAACGTGAATATGCTTACCTGATAGATGCATTTAAGCAACCTCTTTCTGTTGACGACGCGATGGATTTCTTCCTTTCGGACGATCCGGCTACTAAGCAAGTTCCGGGATATTCGGCCAAGATAAATTACTTCCCGACACAGGAGTTTTATATTCCTATAGATTCTGCGGCAGTGGTTAAAGCCGGTCTTGTACCCGATAGTCTGAAAGATAAAATTCCTGCCGAAATGAATTTGTCATATAAATCGGTAGGAACGTTAACCATGAACGAAATTGCTATTCTCGATATGATAAATACGAATGCTAAAAACGGTTGGAAACGGCCGATTTATTATGCTGTGACGGTGGGGCCTGATTTGTATATGAATCTGAAACCGTATTTTGCTCGTGTGGGATTGGCAAATCAGGTGACTCCTGTTGCAACGGGTGAAGATGGACGTGTCGATACCGAGAAAATGTATGACAACATAATAAATAAGTTCCGTTGGGGCGGCATAGATAATCCTAACGTATATCTCGACGAGAATATTCGCCGTATGTGTTTTACGCATCGTATGATGATTAGCGATCTGGTCGATGCGCTCATTGCCGAAGGCAAATACGATAAGGCGTTGAAAGCACTTGATTTTTCGATGGAAAAAATTCCGGCTACTGCTATCCGACACGATTACCTTTCTTTGCAGATGGCGGCTAATTACCTGTTATTGGGAGAAAAGAAAAAAGGAATCGACTTACTTTGTGAAGTGGCTGATAATTCGATGGAGTATCTGAAATGGTATATGGGACTTACGCCTAATCAAATGCGTTCGATTAGCCGAGATATTCAGTTGAATCAGTTTATTATGGTACGTAATGTAGTGCCTATTTTGCTATCCGAAGGTGAAAAAGAAAAGGCGCTCGATTATATCGGACGGTTGAAAGAAGTAGGAATCGACCCGTCGACTTATCTGAAAGATATGTTGCAAAACGGAGATGAAACTACAACTGCTGCTAAAGATACCGATAATTAA
- a CDS encoding NAD-dependent epimerase/dehydratase family protein: protein MKKHLLVAGAGGFIGGFIVEEALNRSFDTWAGIRKSTSREFLTDKRIRFIDLNYSDKDNLVEQLLLLKKSGLVWDYIIWNLGATKCLNNSDFDKINFGLLRNFVDALIEAGTVPRQFIMMSSLGAWGAGDEKNYTPICPEDIPNPETQYGKSKLKAEKYLRSLPGFPYVILRPTGVYGPREKDYLLMMKTIKAGFDFSVGYRKQFITFIYVKDLVKVMFLAIVKGVTQKAYFISDGSAYTSTQFRKYVAKALGKKIVIPVRLPLFVVKAVSCISGYLSSITGKAATLNTDKYRIMKQRNWICDISATVSELGFYPDYPLDKGVAETVNWYKENGWL, encoded by the coding sequence ATGAAAAAACACTTGTTAGTAGCCGGAGCCGGAGGATTTATCGGAGGATTTATCGTTGAAGAAGCGCTGAACAGGAGTTTCGATACCTGGGCGGGAATCCGCAAAAGTACGAGTCGCGAATTTCTCACAGATAAACGTATCCGATTTATCGACCTGAATTACTCCGATAAAGATAACCTTGTCGAACAACTCCTGTTACTGAAAAAATCGGGTCTTGTTTGGGATTATATAATATGGAATCTCGGTGCGACCAAATGTTTGAATAATTCCGACTTCGACAAAATAAATTTTGGCCTGTTACGGAATTTTGTAGATGCACTCATAGAAGCCGGCACCGTTCCCCGGCAATTTATCATGATGAGCAGCCTGGGGGCATGGGGTGCCGGAGATGAAAAAAATTATACTCCTATCTGTCCCGAAGATATCCCCAATCCCGAAACCCAATACGGAAAAAGTAAATTAAAAGCGGAAAAATACCTGCGTTCGCTACCGGGATTTCCTTATGTTATATTGCGTCCCACAGGCGTTTACGGTCCCCGTGAAAAGGATTATCTTCTTATGATGAAAACCATAAAAGCAGGATTCGATTTTTCGGTCGGCTACCGAAAACAGTTTATTACTTTTATTTATGTAAAAGACCTCGTTAAGGTCATGTTTCTGGCGATCGTAAAAGGGGTCACGCAAAAAGCCTACTTCATCAGCGACGGAAGTGCATACACATCTACACAATTCCGTAAATATGTAGCAAAAGCCTTGGGAAAGAAAATTGTAATTCCCGTACGGTTACCTCTATTTGTGGTAAAAGCAGTCTCCTGCATTTCCGGATACTTATCGAGTATTACCGGAAAAGCCGCAACCCTTAACACGGATAAATATCGCATTATGAAACAACGTAACTGGATATGCGACATCTCGGCCACAGTTTCCGAACTGGGCTTCTACCCCGATTATCCTCTCGACAAAGGAGTTGCAGAAACTGTAAACTGGTATAAAGAAAATGGTTGGCTTTAA
- a CDS encoding TIGR00730 family Rossman fold protein: protein MKKIKTVCVYCASSSKVDKEYFGAAVELGKILAVHDITCVCGGGNQGLMGTLSDSVLESGGKVIGVIPRFMQDEGWCHNNLTRIITTKDMHERKQTMANLSDAVIAMPGGCGTLEELLEIITWKQLGLYLNPIVILNTKGYYDGLIELFDRAIRESFMRPEHSKLWETATSPTEVLPAFYRSQEWDGSIRKIAAI, encoded by the coding sequence ATGAAAAAGATAAAAACAGTATGCGTATATTGCGCCTCGAGTTCTAAAGTCGATAAAGAATATTTCGGCGCAGCCGTGGAGTTGGGGAAAATACTGGCTGTCCATGATATTACCTGTGTCTGCGGTGGCGGCAATCAGGGACTGATGGGAACTTTATCCGACAGCGTACTGGAATCCGGTGGTAAAGTAATCGGAGTTATCCCTCGTTTTATGCAAGATGAAGGCTGGTGTCACAATAACCTGACTCGCATAATTACAACCAAAGATATGCATGAACGCAAACAAACGATGGCAAACCTATCGGATGCTGTAATCGCAATGCCCGGAGGCTGCGGGACTCTCGAAGAACTACTCGAGATCATTACCTGGAAACAATTGGGTTTATATCTTAATCCGATCGTCATACTTAATACTAAAGGATATTACGATGGGCTCATCGAGTTATTCGACCGAGCCATCAGAGAATCGTTTATGCGTCCCGAACACAGCAAGCTTTGGGAAACAGCTACATCCCCGACAGAAGTATTACCCGCTTTCTACCGTTCACAGGAGTGGGACGGCAGCATACGTAAAATCGCAGCCATATAA
- a CDS encoding DUF4271 domain-containing protein produces the protein MHDTTDIASPTLDLRIENPADTLTRDTIEHRQIQAEKTDTAEFVPQYINGLSKVCIKPVPNPVIEYPVATIVVPEGIEGEHRNPKLWENNGVTILLLAVFLMVSISFRPGIRLINQMIDSLFNIRDHKGAFTGVTVTETRLRIILQIQTLILEGICLAWFCNLTLPQTSLSIFPMVIIAIASVTLYYLLQKLLYGFIAWVFTQKAEAGIWLSSNVTLHSLLGISMFPLVFILIYIPQLSLYAFISAGVLYIASRIIFIYKGVKIFLRDIYGLLYFILYLCALEIAPLFLLIKGVMWIYNIVELKALLF, from the coding sequence ATGCACGATACTACAGACATAGCCTCTCCCACCTTAGATCTGCGCATCGAAAATCCGGCCGATACCCTCACACGAGACACAATCGAACACCGGCAAATACAAGCAGAAAAAACCGATACGGCAGAATTCGTACCCCAATACATAAATGGGTTATCTAAAGTCTGCATCAAACCGGTACCCAATCCCGTTATCGAATATCCTGTCGCTACTATAGTAGTTCCTGAAGGAATCGAAGGAGAGCATCGGAATCCGAAATTATGGGAGAATAATGGAGTCACCATTCTTCTCTTAGCTGTTTTTCTGATGGTAAGTATATCTTTCAGGCCGGGTATACGCCTCATCAACCAAATGATCGATTCTCTTTTTAACATAAGAGATCATAAGGGGGCATTTACCGGGGTAACAGTAACCGAAACTCGTTTGCGTATTATTCTGCAAATACAAACCCTTATTCTCGAAGGAATTTGCCTGGCATGGTTCTGTAACCTCACTCTCCCACAAACTTCCCTATCGATATTTCCGATGGTTATTATAGCCATTGCCTCGGTAACCCTGTATTATCTTCTGCAAAAGCTGTTATACGGATTTATTGCCTGGGTATTTACTCAAAAAGCCGAAGCGGGAATTTGGCTGAGTAGCAACGTCACACTCCATTCCCTGTTAGGAATAAGCATGTTTCCTCTTGTTTTTATTCTGATATACATCCCTCAACTATCTTTATACGCATTTATATCTGCCGGGGTATTATATATTGCTTCACGTATTATCTTTATTTATAAGGGAGTTAAGATTTTTTTGAGAGATATTTATGGATTACTTTACTTTATTTTGTACCTTTGTGCCCTTGAAATAGCACCTTTATTTTTGTTAATTAAAGGAGTTATGTGGATATATAATATAGTTGAATTAAAAGCTCTGTTATTTTGA
- a CDS encoding uroporphyrinogen-III synthase, with protein sequence MKIKKVLVSQPKPASEKSPYFDIAEKYGVNIEFRPFIKVEGLTSKEFRQQKISIPEYTAVIFTARTAIDHFFRLCEELRVNIPDTMKYFCVTESVALYLQKYIVYRKRKIFFGNSGKIDDLVPALVKHSGEKFIFPVSDVHTDTGILDNNKINYTKAVMYRTVSNDFAPDEKFDYDMLVFFSPSGINSLLKNFPDFEQKEIKIGCFGPTTAKAIRDAGLRLDVEAPRPEAPSMTAALELYLKEVNKSSKK encoded by the coding sequence TTGAAAATTAAGAAAGTTCTCGTTTCGCAGCCCAAACCGGCATCGGAAAAATCTCCTTATTTCGATATTGCTGAGAAATACGGAGTAAATATCGAGTTCCGTCCTTTCATCAAAGTCGAAGGATTAACGTCAAAAGAATTCAGGCAACAAAAAATTTCAATACCTGAGTACACTGCCGTTATTTTCACTGCCCGCACTGCGATCGATCATTTTTTCAGGCTTTGTGAAGAATTGAGAGTGAATATTCCGGATACCATGAAATATTTTTGCGTAACCGAATCGGTTGCACTTTATCTGCAAAAATATATCGTTTATCGCAAAAGAAAAATATTTTTCGGTAATTCGGGAAAAATAGATGACTTGGTCCCTGCTCTGGTAAAACACTCGGGAGAAAAATTTATTTTCCCGGTCTCAGACGTACATACTGATACCGGTATCCTCGATAACAATAAAATAAACTATACCAAAGCGGTTATGTACCGTACGGTAAGCAACGACTTTGCTCCAGACGAGAAATTCGATTACGACATGTTAGTATTTTTCAGCCCTTCGGGAATCAATTCTTTACTAAAGAATTTCCCCGACTTCGAGCAAAAAGAAATTAAAATCGGATGTTTCGGCCCGACGACGGCAAAAGCTATTCGCGATGCCGGCTTACGACTCGACGTTGAAGCTCCCCGTCCTGAAGCTCCGTCGATGACCGCAGCACTAGAACTGTATTTAAAAGAAGTAAATAAATCTTCGAAAAAATAA